One genomic region from Nymphaea colorata isolate Beijing-Zhang1983 chromosome 12, ASM883128v2, whole genome shotgun sequence encodes:
- the LOC116266024 gene encoding protein RGF1 INDUCIBLE TRANSCRIPTION FACTOR 1-like, producing MLLLADPSKERSKKMVGYASGNSSPNPLWLDTLLSEKFFVPCPLHEAAKKNEKNIFCLDCCTSICPHCLSPHRCHRLLQVRRYVYHDVIRLDDLEKLIDCAYVQAYTTNSAKVVFLNQRPQSRPFRGSGNMCSTCDRSLQEPFLFCSLACKVHHLLRSEGSLSKYLYDCDYLPLQEGFRGEGDDLDDGQMTPDSVLDTPVSFQMPPAFVCESELVRKKRTSVSVSRPYRTCSPATEMVASIINNRRKGVPQRSPLY from the exons ATGCTTCTGCTCGCTGATCCCTCAAAGgagagaagcaagaaaatg GTGGGTTATGCGTCTGGGAATTCATCTCCCAATCCCCTGTGGTTGGACACTCTCCTCTCGGAGAAGTTCTTTGTCCCCTGCCCTCTTCACGAGGCAGcaaagaagaatgagaagaacATCTTCTGCTTGGATTGCTGCACTAGCATCTGCCCTCACTGCCTGTCTCCTCACCGATGCCATCGCCTTCTCCAG GTTCGCCGGTACGTTTATCATGATGTTATTCGGCTGGACGATTTGGAGAAGCTCATCGATTGCGCCTATGTTCAG GCTTACACCACCAACAGCGCCAAGGTTGTGTTCTTGAACCAGAGGCCTCAATCCCGACCGTTCAGGGGCTCCGGTAACATGTGTAGTACGTGCGATCGGAGCCTGCAAGAGCCCTTCCTGTTTTGCTCCCTAGCATGCAAG GTGCACCATCTTCTGAGGAGCGAAGGCTCGTTGTCGAAGTATCTGTACGACTGCGATTACCTGCCTCTGCAGGAAGGTTTCAGGGGCGAGGGTGATGACCTTGACGACGGCCAGATGACGCCGGACTCGGTGCTTGACACGCCGGTTTCCTTCCAGATGCCGCCGGCCTTCGTTTGCGAGTCGGAACTCGTGAGGAAAAAGAGGACCAGCGTGTCTGTCTCCCGGCCGTACCGTACCTGCTCCCCGGCAACGGAGATGGTCGCCAGCATAATCAATAATCGGAGGAAGGGCGTCCCACAGAGATCCCCACTCTACTGa